The sequence AGCATCTGTTTGGCGTGGAAAACCCCGTCTTTGTGGGTGCCGATGACGACGACCTGTGTCGCCGTCTCCAAGTTCGACTGGGGCGGACCCGTATAGACGACCGGCATCGATCCCGATTCGTCCTTCAGGTCGAACCGGACTTCTTGCGCCATGATGTTCCGCTTCAGGGTCTTCGGCACGATCTGGCCGGCGACGTGGACGGTCGCGCCTCTGTCTTGAGACTCCTTGATCGTCACGTAGGGCGAGGAGTTGTTGA is a genomic window of Armatimonadota bacterium containing:
- a CDS encoding cytochrome c maturation protein CcmE, whose product is MKIGAIVAVGLAVAGTAALTAAFVNNSSPYVTIKESQDRGATVHVAGQIVPKTLKRNIMAQEVRFDLKDESGSMPVVYTGPPQSNLETATQVVVIGTHKDGVFHAKQMLVKCPSKYESDDKKSA